The Microbacterium horticulturae region AGCTGCTGATGGTCGACGGCGGGCCGCCGCAGGTCGCCGCGGCGGCGCGCGCCCTGGAAGAAGCCGGGCACCCCGAGATCGCCCTCTGCGGCATCGCGAAGCGTCTCGAAGAGGTGTGGGTGCCCGATCAGGAGTACCCGGTGATCCTGCCGCGCACGTCTGAGGCGCTGTACCTGCTGCAGCGCTTGCGTGACGAGGCGCATCGGTTCGCGATCACGCATCAGCGCAAGCGTCGCAAGCGCGACATCACGACCGTGCTCGCCGAGGTGCCGGGGCTCGGTCCCGCGCGCATCAAGGCGCTGCTGCGCACCTTTGGCTCGGTGACGGCCTTGCGCGAGGCGACGCCCGAGCAGATCGCCGAGGTGCCCGGCGTCGGGCCCGCGACGGCGGCTGCGGTGCACCGGCGCTTGGTCGAGAAGTAGCCGCGCTCGCTAGGCTGGGGTGCAGGGAACGGGGGAGCGATGGCCGACACGGCTACGGAGCAGAGCACGGGCGAGATCCTCATCGTGACGGGGATGTCGGGGGCCGGCCGGTCGACGGTCGCCAACGCCCTGGAAGACATGGGGTGGTACGTCGTCGACAACCTGCCTCCGCAGATGCTCAAACCGCTCCTGGACGTGTCGGGCCTGGCCGCGGGCGCGCTGCCGCGGGTCGCGGCGGTCGTCGACGTGCGCGGGGGGATGCTGTTCACCGAGCTGCCGGCGGTGACACGGGCCCTGCGCGACGCCCGCGAGCAGCTGCGGGTCGTGTTCCTCGACGCCTCCGATGACGTGCTGGTGCGCCGCTACGAGGCCGTGCGCCGGCCGCACCCGCTGCAGGACGACGGCACGATCGTGGACGGCATCCGCCGCGAGCGCGAGCGCCTGGCGGTCATGCGCGAGAGCGCCGACATCGTCATCGACACGAGCGATTTCAACGTCCACCAGCTGGCCACCCACGTCGTCGACCTGTTCAGCGAGCGGGGGAGCGCCCGCCACACGCTCACCGTGCTCAGCTTCGGGTTCAAGTACGGGCTGCCGGCCGACGCCGACATGGTGGCCGACATGCGCTTCCTGCCCAATCCGTACTGGCAGGACGAGCTGCGCGCCCTGACCGGCGAGGACGAGGCGGTGCGCGATTTCGTCTTGGCACAATCCGGGGCCGAGGACTTCCTCGACACGTACACGCGCGCGGTCCAGGACGTGCTGGAGGGCTATCAGCGCGAGAACAAGCGGCACAGCGTGCTGGCCGTCGGCTGCACCGGTGGAAAGCATCGATCGGTGGCGATGGCCGCCGAGCTCGGCAGACGCCTGCACGACGTGCCGGGCGTCGCCGTGCGGGTCTCACACCGGGATCTGGGCCGCGAGTAACGGGTAGGCTGGAACGTCGTTCCGATCCGCTCACACCTGAGGAGTCCCGTGCCCCTGACCGCAGACGTGAAAGCCGAGCTCGTCACCGTACGCGACCCGCGCCCGACAGCCCGGGTCGCCGAGCTCACCGCACTGCTGCGCCTCTCGGGGGGACTGCACTCGATCGCCGGCCGCGTCGCCGTCGAAGCCGAGGTCGACTCCGACATCCTCGCGCGTCGCACCGCGCGCGAGATCGTCGAACTCTACGGGGTGCGCCCCGAGCTCGCGCAGATGCAAGGTGCAGCGGGCCCCCGGTACGTCGTTCGGGTCGTCGAGGCGGGCGAGACCCTCGCTCGCCAGACCGGGCTGCTCGATCAGCGGCGTCGCCAGGTGCGCGGTCTGCCCAACAAGCTCACCACCGGATCGCGCGGCGACCTCGCCGCCGTGTGGCGCGGCGCCTTCCTCGCGGCCGGTTCGCTGAGCGACCCCGGCCGCTCGGCGGCCCTGGAGATCACCTGCCCCTCGTCTGAGACGGCGATGGCGCTGGTCGGCGCTGCGCATCGCTTCGGTGTGGCCGCGAAGGCCCGCGAGGTGCGCGGGATCCCGCGGGTCGTCATCCGTGACGGAGAAGCCATCCGTGCCGCGCTGGGCGCGATGGGCGCCGTGCAGGCGGCGTCGGCCTGGGAGCAGATGCGCCAGCGCCGTGAAGTGCGCGCGGGCGTGAACCGTCTCGTCAACTTCGACGACGCCAACCTGCGACGCTCGGCACAGGCCGCGGTGGCGGCGTGCGCGCGCGTCGAGCGGGCGCTGGAGATCCTCGGCGACGAGGTTCCCGAGCACCTGCGCGAGGCGGGTCGGCTGCGTCTGGACCACCGGGATGCGAGCCTGGACGAACTGGGCCACCACGCCGATCCTCCGCTGACGAAGGATGCCGTGGCCGGGCGTATCCGCCGCCTGCTGGCGATGGCCGACAAGAAGGCACAGACCGACGGCATCCCCGGAACGGAGTCCGCCGTCCCTGCCGGTGCCGTCGACTGACAGCGTCACTAGGATGAAGAAGGTCAGCCCCGCCGCGTCCGCGGGACGACCTGGTCCCGTCATGGGCGCGGCTCCGACAGGAAGAAGAGAACATGGCGAAGTACACCTTGCCCGACCTCCCCTACGACTACGCGGCGCTCGAGCCTCACATCAGCGGCAAGATCATGCAGCTGCACCACGACAAGCACCACGCGGCGTACGTCGCCGGTGCGAACACCGCCCTGGAGAAGCTCGCCGAGGCTCGTGAGTCCGGCGACCTGGGCGCCGTCAACAAGCTCGAGAAGGACCTCGCGTTCAACCTCGGCGGTCACGTCAACCACTCGATCTTCTGGACCAACCTCTCGCCGAACGGCGGCGGGCAGCCCGAGGGCGAGCTCAGCGCGGCCATCGACGAGTTCTTCGGCGGCTTCGACAAGTTCCAGGCGCACTTCGCGGCCGCGGCCGCGGGCATCCAGGGCTCCGGATGGGCAGTGCTCAGCTGGGATCCGATCGGCGAGCAGCTGATCATCCAGCAGCTGTTCGATCAGCAGGGCAACACCGCCCAGGGCACCATCCCGCTGTTCCAGCTGGACATGTGGGAGCACGCCTTCTACCTCGACTACCTGAACGTGAAGGCCGACTACATCAAGGCGGTCTGGAACATCGCGAACTGGCAGAACGTGCAGTCACGTTTCGACGCTGCGCGTGAGAAGACGGCGGGCCTGCTGGTACTGTCATAGCCAGCGCAGGCGTCCCGGTGGGAAGCCCGCCGGGACGCCGTTGTCCCAACCCCGTGAAAAAACCGCGCATTCGCGCATGACACACCTGGGAGACATTCCGTGACCGTCAAGATCGGAATCAACGGCTTCGGCCGCATCGGACGCAATTTCCTCCGCGCGGCGCTCGCGCAGGGCGCTGACATCGACATCGTCGCCGTCAACGACCTCACCGACAACAAGACCCTCGCACACCTGCTCAAGTACGACTCGGTCGGCGGTCGCCTCGGCCAGGAGGTCAGCTACGACGCCGACGCGATCACGGTCGGCGGCAAGAGCATCAAGGTCTTCGAAGAGCGCGACCCCGCGAACCTGCCCTGGGGCGAGCTCGGCGTCGACATCGTCATCGAGTCCACCGGCCGCTTCACGAACGCCGCCGACGCCGGCAAGCACATCGCGGGCGGCGCGAAGAAGGTCATCATCTCGGCGCCTGGCACCGATGTCGACGGCACGTTCGTCATGGGCGTGAACGAAGACACCTACGACGCGGCGACGATGAACATCATCTCGAACGCCTCGTGCACGACCAACTGCCTCGCGCCGCTGGCCAAGGTCTTCGAGGACGCCTTCGGCATCGAGCGCGGCTTCATGATGACCGCGCACGCCTACACCGCCGACCAGAACCTGCAGGACGGCCCGCACAAGGACCTGCGCCGTGCACGCGCCGCCGCGATCAACATCGTGCCGGCCTCGACCGGTGCGGCCAAGGCCATCGGCCTGGTCCTGCCCGAGCTCAACGGCAAGCTCAGCGGCTCGTCGTACCGCGTTCCGGTTCCGACCGGCTCGATCGTCGACCTGACCATCGTCACCACCCGTGAGGGCCTGACCGTGGACGAGGTCAACGCCGCCTACAAGGCCGCCGCCTCCGAGGGACGTCTGAACGGCATCCTCAAGTACACCGAGGACCCGATCGTCTCCAGCGACATCCAGCTCGACCCGCACTCGTCGATCTTCGACTCCGAGCTGACCAACGTCAGCGGCAACCTGGTCAAGGTCTCGAGCTGGTACGACAACGAGTGGGGCTACTCGAACCGCCTGGTCGACCTCACCGAGTACGTCGGCGAGCGTCTCTGATCCGTATGGCTCTGCGCACCCTCGACACCCTGCCCGAACGCGTAGGGGGTTCGCTCGCGGGCACGCGTGTCATCGTCCGTTGTGACCTCAACGTCCCCCTGCGGGACGGCGTCATCACGGACGATGGCCGCGTGCGCGCGTCGCTGCCCACGCTGAAGGCCCTCATCGATCAGGGCGCACGCCTCGTCGTGTGCTCGCACCTCGGCCGTCCGGCCGGGGCCCCCGACGCGAAGTACAGCCTGGCCCCGGTCGCCGAGCGTCTGTCCGAGCTGCTCGGCACGCCGGTCGCGTTCGCGACCGACACCGTCGGCGACTCGGCTCGCGAGACCGTCGCCGCACTGGGCGACGGCGACGTCGCGGTCATCGAGAACCTCCGCTTCAACCCCGGGGAGACCTCGAAGGACGACGCCGAGCGTGACGCCTTCGCCCGCGAGCTCGCCTCCCTCGGCGATGCACTGGTCTCCGACGGGTTCGGCGTCGTGCACCGCAAGCAGGCGAGTGTGTACGACCTCGCCCGTCTGCTGCCATCGGTCGCCGGGCTCCTCATCGCGACCGAGGTCGATGTGCTCGACCGTCTGACCGAGAATCCCGAGCGGCCCTACACGGTCGTCCTCGGCGGCTCGAAGGTCAGCGACAAGCTCGGTGTGATCCAGCATCTCCTGCCCCGCGTGGACAAGCTCCTCGTCGGCGGCGGGATGATGTTCACCTTCCTGGCCGCCCAGGGACACAAGGTCGGCGCGAGCCTGCTCGAGAAGGACCAGCTCGACACGGTCCGCGGCTACATGGAGACGGCGCGCGAACGGGGCATCGACCTCGTTCTTCCCGTCGACGCGGTGGTCGCGGCATCCTTCGCCGCCGACGCCGAGCACGTCGTGGCGGATGCGGACGCCCTGGAGGACACCGCGTTCGGTGCTTCCGGACTCGGACTCGACATCGGACCACGCACAGCCGAGGCGTTCGCCGATGCCATCCGCAGCAGCACGACGGTGTTCTGGAACGGCCCGATGGGCGTGTTCGAGATGCCGGCGTTCGCGGCGGGCACGAAGGCGGTGGCCCAGGCGCTCACCGAGGCGAAAGGCCTCAGCGTCGTCGGCGGCGGCGACTCGGCAGCCGCCGTGCGTCAGCTCGGCTTCTCGGACGACAGCTTCGGCCACATCTCGACGGGCGGAGGCGCGAGCCTTGAGTTCCTCGAGGGCAAGAAGCTTCCTGGACTGGAGGTGCTCGGATGGGAGCAGTGACCCGTACCCCGCTCATCGCCGGCAACTGGAAGATGAATCTCGACCACCTGCAGGCGGTCGCGTTCGTCCAGAAGCTGCATTGGACGCTGAAGGACGCCAAGCACGACGCCGAGTCGGTCGAGGTGGCGGTCTTCCCGCCGTTCACCGATGTCCGCACCGTGCAGACACTGCTGGACGCCGACAAGATCCCCTTCGCGCTCGGCGCGCAGGATCTGTCGTCGCACGACTCCGGCGCGTACACCGGCGAGGTCTCCGGCTCCTTCCTCGCCAAGCTCGACTGCCGGTACGTCATCATCGGCCACTCGGAGCGGCGCGCATACCACGCGGAGTCCGACGAGGTCGTGGCATCCAAGGTCCAGGCAGCCCTGCGACACGGCCTCGTGCCCGTCATCTGCGTGGGTGAGACGGCCGAGGACCTCGAGGTGCACGGCACCAGCGCGGTGCCCGTCGCCCAGCTGACGGCGGCACTGGCCGGGGTGGCCGCAGGCGCCGAGATCGTCGTCGCCTATGAGCCCGTCTGGGCGATCGGATCGGGTCAGGCGGCGACCCCGGAGCAGGCACAGGACGTCTGCGCGAAGCTCCGTGACGTCGTGACGCAGGCCATCGGCGGAGACGCCGCCGACCGCACGCGCATCCTTTACGGCGGATCGGTGAAGTCGGGCAACATCGCCGGCTTCATGCGCCAGCCCGATGTGGACGGCGCCCTGGTCGGGGGAGCGAGCCTCGTCGTCGACGAGTTCGCCGCGATCATCCGCTACCAGAAGCACGTCGGCGTGTGAGCGCGTGCGGCGGGGTCCGTACCCCGCCGCACGCCTCCCGTATACTTGACCGGGTGCGGCCGCCGGGCCGCCGCGAAAGGCAGTGAAGCGTTGGAGATCCTCGAGTTCGTCTTGCAGGTGGTGCTCGGCATCACGAGCCTGCTGCTGACCCTCCTGATCCTGTTGCACAAGGGTCGCGGCGGCGGTCTGTCCGACATGTTCGGCGGTGGCATGAGCTCCGCCGTGGGCTCATCCGGGCTCGCGGAGCGCAACCTGAACCGCTTCACCGTGGTCCTCGCGCTCGTCTGGTTCATCGCGATCGTGGCGCTGGGGCTTCTCACCAAACTGCAGGGGATCTGACATGGCGACGGGCGGGAACGCTATCCGTGGCACGCGCGTCGGCGCGGGCCCGATGGGCGAGCAAGACCACGGCTACCACGCGGAGCGCGTGGCGGTGTCGTACTGGGACGCGCTGGGCAATGAGACGGTCCGCTACTTCGCGGCCGACATCCCCGCCGAAGAGATCCCCGACACCATCGATTCGCCGCACTCGGGCCTGCCGGCCGGGCGTGACAAGACGAACCCACCCGAGATGACGAAGGCCGAGCCGTACAAGACGCACCTCGCCTACGTCAAGGAGCGTCGCACCGACGAAGAGGCCGAGCAGCTTCTCGACGACGCCCTGCGTCAGCTGCGCGAGCGTCGCGGCCAGTGACGCAGCGGGTCAGTACGACCCATCGATGAGATCAGGCGGCACATTCTGTGCCGCCTTTTCGTCGACGAAGAAGATAGTGCGACGACGTCCCTTCGCGCCCGCGACGGGCACGCTGTGATAGCTCGCACCGGCCAGAGCGAGCCCCAACGCCGACGCCTTGTCGAGGCCGGCTAGCACCAACCACACGCGCTTCGACGAGTTGATGACAGGGCGCGTCAGCGTGATGCGCGCCGGCG contains the following coding sequences:
- the secG gene encoding preprotein translocase subunit SecG, with amino-acid sequence MEILEFVLQVVLGITSLLLTLLILLHKGRGGGLSDMFGGGMSSAVGSSGLAERNLNRFTVVLALVWFIAIVALGLLTKLQGI
- the whiA gene encoding DNA-binding protein WhiA, which gives rise to MPLTADVKAELVTVRDPRPTARVAELTALLRLSGGLHSIAGRVAVEAEVDSDILARRTAREIVELYGVRPELAQMQGAAGPRYVVRVVEAGETLARQTGLLDQRRRQVRGLPNKLTTGSRGDLAAVWRGAFLAAGSLSDPGRSAALEITCPSSETAMALVGAAHRFGVAAKAREVRGIPRVVIRDGEAIRAALGAMGAVQAASAWEQMRQRREVRAGVNRLVNFDDANLRRSAQAAVAACARVERALEILGDEVPEHLREAGRLRLDHRDASLDELGHHADPPLTKDAVAGRIRRLLAMADKKAQTDGIPGTESAVPAGAVD
- the gap gene encoding type I glyceraldehyde-3-phosphate dehydrogenase — protein: MTVKIGINGFGRIGRNFLRAALAQGADIDIVAVNDLTDNKTLAHLLKYDSVGGRLGQEVSYDADAITVGGKSIKVFEERDPANLPWGELGVDIVIESTGRFTNAADAGKHIAGGAKKVIISAPGTDVDGTFVMGVNEDTYDAATMNIISNASCTTNCLAPLAKVFEDAFGIERGFMMTAHAYTADQNLQDGPHKDLRRARAAAINIVPASTGAAKAIGLVLPELNGKLSGSSYRVPVPTGSIVDLTIVTTREGLTVDEVNAAYKAAASEGRLNGILKYTEDPIVSSDIQLDPHSSIFDSELTNVSGNLVKVSSWYDNEWGYSNRLVDLTEYVGERL
- the rapZ gene encoding RNase adapter RapZ; this encodes MADTATEQSTGEILIVTGMSGAGRSTVANALEDMGWYVVDNLPPQMLKPLLDVSGLAAGALPRVAAVVDVRGGMLFTELPAVTRALRDAREQLRVVFLDASDDVLVRRYEAVRRPHPLQDDGTIVDGIRRERERLAVMRESADIVIDTSDFNVHQLATHVVDLFSERGSARHTLTVLSFGFKYGLPADADMVADMRFLPNPYWQDELRALTGEDEAVRDFVLAQSGAEDFLDTYTRAVQDVLEGYQRENKRHSVLAVGCTGGKHRSVAMAAELGRRLHDVPGVAVRVSHRDLGRE
- a CDS encoding phosphoglycerate kinase — its product is MALRTLDTLPERVGGSLAGTRVIVRCDLNVPLRDGVITDDGRVRASLPTLKALIDQGARLVVCSHLGRPAGAPDAKYSLAPVAERLSELLGTPVAFATDTVGDSARETVAALGDGDVAVIENLRFNPGETSKDDAERDAFARELASLGDALVSDGFGVVHRKQASVYDLARLLPSVAGLLIATEVDVLDRLTENPERPYTVVLGGSKVSDKLGVIQHLLPRVDKLLVGGGMMFTFLAAQGHKVGASLLEKDQLDTVRGYMETARERGIDLVLPVDAVVAASFAADAEHVVADADALEDTAFGASGLGLDIGPRTAEAFADAIRSSTTVFWNGPMGVFEMPAFAAGTKAVAQALTEAKGLSVVGGGDSAAAVRQLGFSDDSFGHISTGGGASLEFLEGKKLPGLEVLGWEQ
- the tpiA gene encoding triose-phosphate isomerase produces the protein MGAVTRTPLIAGNWKMNLDHLQAVAFVQKLHWTLKDAKHDAESVEVAVFPPFTDVRTVQTLLDADKIPFALGAQDLSSHDSGAYTGEVSGSFLAKLDCRYVIIGHSERRAYHAESDEVVASKVQAALRHGLVPVICVGETAEDLEVHGTSAVPVAQLTAALAGVAAGAEIVVAYEPVWAIGSGQAATPEQAQDVCAKLRDVVTQAIGGDAADRTRILYGGSVKSGNIAGFMRQPDVDGALVGGASLVVDEFAAIIRYQKHVGV
- a CDS encoding RNA polymerase-binding protein RbpA, which translates into the protein MATGGNAIRGTRVGAGPMGEQDHGYHAERVAVSYWDALGNETVRYFAADIPAEEIPDTIDSPHSGLPAGRDKTNPPEMTKAEPYKTHLAYVKERRTDEEAEQLLDDALRQLRERRGQ
- a CDS encoding superoxide dismutase; its protein translation is MAKYTLPDLPYDYAALEPHISGKIMQLHHDKHHAAYVAGANTALEKLAEARESGDLGAVNKLEKDLAFNLGGHVNHSIFWTNLSPNGGGQPEGELSAAIDEFFGGFDKFQAHFAAAAAGIQGSGWAVLSWDPIGEQLIIQQLFDQQGNTAQGTIPLFQLDMWEHAFYLDYLNVKADYIKAVWNIANWQNVQSRFDAAREKTAGLLVLS